GGCGGTATTCGGCATCCGGCACCGTCCGGTCGTGAACGCCGCGGGCAAAGCGTGGCGTCGCCTCGAGGTCGATCCCTTCGGCCTTGCCTACCTCCACGGCGAGCTCACGCATCGCCTGATAGTTGAAGGCGCTGCGCTTGGAGACCTTCAGCCATGTGCCGTTGTCGAGGCCACGCCGGTGCACGACGACGTGGATATGCGGGTGGTCGCGGTCAGTATGGAACGCCGTGTAGTAGTCGAAGCTGTCGCCGCCATAGGCGCCGGAGCCGAACATCTCCTCGGCCCACGCGCGGCCGGCTCTCTCGGCCGCCGCCGCGTCAGTCCCCTGCGAAAAGCTGACGATGAAGTGCGAGGTGCGGTCCGCGCGGGCCTCACCGTCGGTCGGCATGGCCCAGGCACGCACCATATTCGCGACCTCCTCGTCGTCGATGGCGATGCCCATGAAGCGCTCCGAACGCTGCAGCTCCACCCCGCCCTGACGCGCCAGATAGGTCATCTGCGCCTTCAGCCCGGCGACGTTCCGCGCCCCGCCGGTCCGAACCATCTTCACCACGGCCTGAGCGCTGTGCCCTGGAACGCACGGCGGCATCGGCGCTCCGCCAGGCGCGATATCCTCCTGATGCGCCGCGGCGATGGACTGCCGCATGGCCGCGCGTCCGAGATCGATCTCGCCCCAATCCTCGCCCATGACGGCGTCGACGGCGGAAACGTAGGCCGGAGCCGCCCTCCCTTTCGCCAAAAGCTCGAGGACCGGTTGCCTCACGAGGACGACGCCTTGCGCAGTCGCGCCTCGCCGTCCGTGCGCCGGGTCGCGGTCTCGGTGAAGGTGCGAAGCTCCGTATCGAGGCGCGACAGCGCCTTCCCGAGGTCTCTGCGCTCCTCCATGAAGGCACGATAGTCCGGGTCGTGGGTCCGATTTGCGGACTTGGCGATCTGATTCACGTTCCGCGCGATGCCCGCAATCTGCGCCTGGAGGTCCTTGAGGACGGCGAGCGTCTCGGCATCGCCTTCCAGAAATCCGCCGATCCGACGCGCCGCGATGCGCAACGCGCGGTTCCGTTTGAGGCCGACTTGGGCGATCGCCGTATCGAATGCGACGAGCTCAACCTCCGTCATCTTCACCGAGACCGTCTTCTCGGCCCGTTTGGGCGCCGGGTTGG
The nucleotide sequence above comes from Acuticoccus sediminis. Encoded proteins:
- a CDS encoding DNA mobilization endonuclease VirD1/MobC family subunit, producing MTNDPDRQPPWPNRRFSSGSWTTDASNPAPKRAEKTVSVKMTEVELVAFDTAIAQVGLKRNRALRIAARRIGGFLEGDAETLAVLKDLQAQIAGIARNVNQIAKSANRTHDPDYRAFMEERRDLGKALSRLDTELRTFTETATRRTDGEARLRKASSS